One genomic region from Streptomyces venezuelae encodes:
- a CDS encoding helix-turn-helix domain-containing protein, with product MLEEAEEIGRRVRRARLRLGMPQADLATALGKSQGWVSKMERGLIELDRVGLLNQVAAELHVHPNDLIGRPYSSSPDDNQWQIAASSILRELRRYDLAPVFDGTPRPAPQLWREVTRLHRLRDTASNVAILRVLPDLFREARALAEASEGYEREEAYAIYAVCCKFAHTAAHSLGHPELVAMACERAAWSARLSGDPVLPAVADWMRVWDMWATADWADALTLSDKAIGSVQRAYEHGDPLAVRAWGTLQLRAAVSAARAGRASEAEARIGYAKDAAERLDSYAGVPVYDRHSLTFSAGNVQIHAISVALEMGEQGKALEINRRTSPELVGALPNSRQGHHHMDIARAWLWDGNRDKALVELETAERIAPQLVRNHPIARSTLRSIVYTERAATREKLRRMSDRFHLDG from the coding sequence ATGCTGGAGGAAGCCGAGGAGATCGGCCGGCGCGTCCGCAGGGCGAGGCTGCGGCTCGGGATGCCGCAGGCCGATCTCGCCACGGCCCTGGGGAAGTCGCAGGGCTGGGTGTCGAAGATGGAGCGGGGCCTGATCGAGCTGGACCGGGTCGGGCTGCTCAACCAGGTGGCCGCCGAGCTGCACGTCCACCCGAACGACCTGATCGGACGCCCGTACAGCAGCTCGCCCGACGACAACCAGTGGCAGATCGCGGCCTCGTCGATCCTGCGCGAGCTGCGCCGCTACGACCTCGCCCCCGTCTTCGACGGGACGCCGAGGCCGGCGCCGCAGCTGTGGCGGGAGGTGACGCGGCTCCACCGGCTCCGGGACACCGCCTCCAACGTGGCGATCCTCCGCGTCCTGCCCGACCTGTTCCGCGAGGCCCGCGCCCTGGCCGAGGCGTCGGAGGGGTACGAGCGGGAGGAGGCGTACGCGATCTACGCGGTGTGCTGCAAGTTCGCCCACACCGCCGCCCACTCCCTCGGCCACCCCGAACTGGTCGCGATGGCCTGCGAGCGGGCCGCGTGGTCGGCCCGCCTCTCCGGGGACCCTGTACTGCCCGCGGTCGCGGACTGGATGCGGGTCTGGGACATGTGGGCGACGGCCGACTGGGCGGACGCGCTGACGCTCTCGGACAAGGCGATCGGGTCAGTGCAGCGGGCGTACGAGCACGGCGACCCGCTGGCCGTACGGGCCTGGGGTACCCTCCAGCTCCGGGCGGCGGTCTCGGCCGCCCGCGCCGGTCGCGCGTCGGAGGCCGAGGCCCGGATCGGGTACGCGAAGGACGCAGCCGAGCGGTTGGACTCGTACGCCGGAGTGCCGGTGTACGACCGGCACTCGCTGACGTTCTCCGCCGGGAACGTACAGATCCACGCGATCAGCGTGGCCCTGGAGATGGGCGAGCAGGGCAAGGCCCTGGAGATAAACCGCCGCACCAGCCCGGAGCTGGTGGGCGCGCTCCCCAACTCCCGTCAGGGGCACCACCACATGGACATCGCACGGGCCTGGCTGTGGGACGGCAACCGGGACAAGGCCCTCGTCGAGCTGGAGACCGCCGAGCGGATCGCACCCCAGCTCGTACGGAACCACCCCATCGCCCGCTCCACGCTCCGGAGCATCGTCTACACCGAACGGGCAGCCACGCGTGAGAAGTTGCGGCGCATGTCCGACCGCTTTCACCTGGACGGATAG
- a CDS encoding orotate phosphoribosyltransferase has translation MTTSMRLPDLTVRLAETALVTAPFHLADGTRLDSYFDEYRLAADPELLRDTAAAMAALVPTDAQLLAGIELGGVPLAVALSAATGLPAVFLRRRPKGYGSRRQIEGAPFAGRRAVLVDDVVRSGGQLLAMASILRIAGAPVSDALCVLERPLGGRTLLAEHRVALRSLLSEADLPTPRKDEAE, from the coding sequence ATGACCACCAGCATGCGGCTGCCCGACCTCACCGTCCGGCTCGCCGAAACCGCCCTCGTCACCGCCCCCTTCCACCTCGCCGACGGCACGAGGCTCGACAGCTACTTCGACGAGTACCGTCTGGCCGCCGACCCCGAGCTCCTGCGTGACACCGCCGCCGCCATGGCCGCCCTCGTCCCCACCGACGCCCAGCTCCTCGCCGGCATCGAACTCGGCGGCGTCCCCCTGGCCGTCGCGCTGTCCGCCGCCACCGGCCTGCCCGCCGTCTTCCTGCGCCGCCGTCCGAAGGGATACGGCTCCCGCCGGCAGATCGAAGGCGCGCCCTTCGCCGGCCGCCGGGCCGTCCTCGTCGACGACGTGGTCCGTTCCGGCGGACAGCTGCTCGCCATGGCCAGCATCCTGCGGATCGCCGGTGCGCCGGTCAGCGACGCGCTGTGCGTGCTTGAGCGCCCGCTCGGCGGCCGAACGCTGCTGGCCGAACACCGCGTAGCGCTCCGCTCCCTGCTCTCCGAGGCCGACCTGCCTACACCCCGAAAGGATGAGGCCGAGTGA
- a CDS encoding LOG family protein has translation MNGLHLAGSATGRAREGRTAVFFGGVRPTSAEEEKLAEEIGQALAQAGYQLLHGGYNGLMEAAARGASSEGVPVTAVTLIDKRDEWGAFNPYATTSVHLPDLGARLNHYLDHADLVVAMGGGVGTLHELTAAMYYATTIRPIPIFLAGAAALRLLAFLREEKWLYETSTRPLGFLSTAESADAFRDHLAAPGVFDTAPIGGA, from the coding sequence GTGAACGGGCTCCACCTCGCGGGTTCGGCCACCGGCCGGGCCCGCGAGGGCCGGACCGCCGTCTTCTTCGGCGGGGTCCGCCCCACCTCCGCCGAGGAGGAGAAGCTGGCCGAGGAGATCGGCCAGGCCCTGGCCCAGGCGGGATACCAGCTCCTACACGGCGGCTACAACGGCCTGATGGAAGCCGCCGCGCGCGGGGCTTCCTCCGAAGGAGTCCCGGTAACCGCGGTGACCCTCATCGACAAGCGCGACGAGTGGGGCGCGTTCAACCCGTACGCCACCACGTCCGTCCACCTGCCCGACCTCGGCGCCCGGCTCAACCACTACCTGGACCACGCCGACCTCGTCGTCGCCATGGGCGGAGGAGTCGGCACCCTCCACGAGCTGACCGCCGCCATGTACTACGCGACCACCATCCGGCCCATACCGATCTTCCTTGCAGGGGCCGCCGCGCTGCGCCTGCTCGCCTTCCTGCGCGAGGAGAAGTGGCTGTACGAGACCTCGACCCGGCCCCTCGGCTTCCTCAGCACCGCCGAGTCCGCCGACGCCTTCCGCGACCACCTCGCCGCTCCCGGCGTGTTCGACACCGCACCGATCGGAGGAGCATGA
- a CDS encoding ParB/RepB/Spo0J family partition protein: protein MFPMLSQDELLDLAESIKAEGQHRPIVLDADGVLLDGRNRLAACEIAGVEPHFTTYTGSDPTALILSSNVFRRHISKGQEAMITAMACSVSGHSLRDLAKTHGLSRTRLSAANVVLKYSPGLAEQVRIGAFPLDTAYEAARENKAKAEAIQEKHDRVTEHAPDLAKQVAEGHLTLDNAIATLEERQKQTRVRNQIAEADALRIADGHTSPPLAQLAEQGDITWNQAHQQAEQYITQRQTVIHHTQQAIEQAAQRWTTIRTLIPRPDTAFAREVHAGLSAEARELTAHLTPLT from the coding sequence ATGTTCCCGATGCTCAGCCAGGACGAGCTGCTCGACCTCGCCGAGTCCATCAAGGCCGAGGGCCAGCACAGGCCGATCGTCCTTGACGCCGACGGCGTCCTCCTCGACGGCCGCAACCGCCTCGCCGCCTGCGAGATCGCCGGCGTCGAACCCCACTTCACCACCTACACCGGCAGCGACCCCACGGCGCTGATCCTCTCCAGCAACGTGTTCCGCCGGCACATCAGCAAGGGCCAGGAGGCCATGATCACAGCCATGGCCTGTTCAGTGTCGGGACACTCCCTGCGCGACCTGGCCAAGACCCACGGCCTCAGCCGCACCCGCCTCTCCGCCGCCAACGTCGTCCTCAAGTACTCCCCCGGCCTCGCCGAACAGGTCCGCATCGGTGCCTTCCCCCTCGACACCGCCTACGAAGCCGCCCGTGAAAACAAGGCAAAGGCCGAAGCCATCCAGGAGAAGCACGACCGCGTCACCGAGCACGCCCCGGACCTCGCCAAGCAGGTCGCCGAAGGCCACCTCACCCTCGACAACGCCATCGCCACCCTGGAGGAACGACAGAAGCAGACCCGCGTCCGGAACCAGATCGCCGAGGCCGACGCGCTCCGTATCGCCGACGGACACACGTCCCCGCCCCTGGCCCAACTCGCCGAGCAGGGAGACATCACCTGGAACCAGGCCCACCAGCAGGCCGAGCAGTACATCACCCAGCGTCAGACCGTCATCCACCACACCCAGCAGGCCATCGAACAGGCCGCCCAGCGCTGGACCACGATCCGGACCCTCATACCCCGCCCCGACACCGCCTTCGCCCGCGAAGTCCACGCCGGCCTCTCAGCCGAAGCCCGGGAGCTGACCGCCCACCTCACTCCGCTCACCTGA
- a CDS encoding HAD family hydrolase, giving the protein MKRAVLFDLDGVLVDSRHAQLATLAGFATSALGRRITVADLPAEAATTPREHVLAELGYAGAINQDSWDAATATATLTAEVFPFVADTLAALRAADVGTGIVTLRNRQRVNWLLPPGILDLIDVVICYEDATPKPAADGLLLALDKLGVTPGDAVFVGDMESDMHAARAAGVTPIGSGWGFSGPSTLTRAGAVAVLPHADDLAGTLLSLTGTGPRGT; this is encoded by the coding sequence GTGAAGCGGGCCGTGCTGTTCGACCTCGACGGCGTCCTCGTCGACAGCCGTCACGCCCAACTCGCCACCCTGGCGGGCTTCGCCACCTCCGCACTCGGCCGGCGCATCACCGTCGCCGACCTGCCGGCCGAGGCCGCGACCACCCCGCGCGAGCACGTCCTCGCCGAACTCGGATACGCCGGAGCGATCAACCAGGACAGCTGGGACGCGGCGACGGCCACCGCCACCCTCACCGCCGAGGTGTTCCCGTTCGTGGCCGACACGCTCGCCGCGCTCCGCGCCGCCGACGTCGGCACCGGCATCGTGACCCTGCGAAACCGTCAGCGGGTCAACTGGCTGCTGCCACCCGGCATCCTCGACCTGATCGACGTCGTCATCTGCTACGAGGACGCGACGCCGAAGCCCGCGGCCGACGGTCTCCTGCTCGCCCTCGACAAGCTCGGCGTGACGCCCGGCGACGCCGTGTTCGTCGGCGACATGGAGTCCGACATGCACGCGGCACGGGCCGCCGGCGTGACCCCGATCGGCTCCGGCTGGGGCTTCTCCGGCCCGTCGACACTCACCCGGGCCGGCGCCGTCGCCGTACTCCCCCACGCCGACGACCTCGCCGGGACGCTCCTGTCCCTGACAGGCACCGGGCCTCGGGGCACATAA
- a CDS encoding aspartyl/asparaginyl beta-hydroxylase domain-containing protein gives MDTLTALAGQIAQLDAVDPAQLERLRHEALTAQAPWKAEYSAYQSGGWWTTSLMNASGDAADVTIGDCAARPTDLLTRMPATAALLTELGLNYMWVRLARLEPNAFLWEHRDYDELDQVERHRLHIPLHTNKSAFLVAGGTKVHMTGGRIWRLTPTYAHGVCNLLGPDRIHLIADVYVDDAYRRLARRPSLHPGSAEPLPSADAAVLAERLQAARGMAGLGYTDAAERMLLRLFYTYALPEGAVYDLIAELHTSLGDEEATTRWTTAKRRLLALTA, from the coding sequence ATGGACACCTTGACCGCCCTTGCCGGGCAGATCGCCCAGCTCGACGCCGTCGACCCCGCTCAGCTGGAGCGGCTGCGCCACGAGGCCCTGACGGCCCAGGCGCCCTGGAAGGCCGAGTACAGCGCCTACCAGTCGGGAGGCTGGTGGACGACGTCGCTGATGAACGCGTCCGGCGACGCCGCCGACGTGACGATCGGCGACTGCGCGGCCAGGCCGACCGACCTGCTGACGCGGATGCCGGCCACCGCCGCCCTGCTGACCGAACTCGGCCTGAACTACATGTGGGTGCGGCTCGCCCGGCTGGAGCCCAACGCCTTCCTGTGGGAACACCGCGACTACGACGAGCTCGACCAGGTCGAGCGGCACCGGCTGCACATCCCCCTGCACACCAACAAGTCGGCGTTCCTCGTCGCCGGCGGCACCAAGGTCCACATGACCGGCGGGCGGATCTGGCGGCTGACGCCGACGTACGCCCACGGGGTGTGCAACCTGCTCGGGCCGGACCGGATCCACCTGATCGCCGACGTGTACGTCGACGACGCCTATCGGCGCCTGGCCCGCCGGCCTTCGCTGCACCCCGGCTCCGCCGAGCCGCTGCCCTCGGCCGACGCGGCGGTGCTCGCCGAGCGGCTCCAGGCCGCCCGTGGCATGGCTGGCCTCGGCTACACGGACGCGGCCGAGCGGATGCTGCTGCGGCTCTTCTACACGTACGCATTGCCCGAGGGCGCGGTCTACGACCTGATCGCGGAGCTGCATACCTCGCTCGGCGACGAGGAGGCCACCACGCGCTGGACGACCGCCAAGCGCCGCCTCCTCGCCCTCACGGCCTGA
- a CDS encoding relaxase/mobilization nuclease domain-containing protein, protein MIANIVKPGHKTRGVLNYLYGPGRANEHTDPHLVAAWDDFVPDPGRNPAATIAQLADVLDLRVKQAGHKAPKNHVWHCSIRAAPEDRHLTDDEWATIARRVLDATGIAPAGDPDACRWVAVRHADDHIHIVATKVRGDLRPPRNWNDFLRADKELVAIEKEYGLRQVPRGDRTAAKRPTRAEQEKAQRTGNARTSREHLRTVVRTAVAAATTTEEFFRLIEGTGALVDVQYFPSGDVRGYKVALDGDTNVQGEPVWFSGSTLAPDLSYPKIAERLTASASTPAERSEAPAWRRLSHAIDRTPDYLAHGEDEAGQAHITVLAEALDALPLLAPASLRPQLVQAAIVFERAGRSRIRAQHQQAQATRRAVKTILREPAPKDGTLLAIVLDALLLAVIAAQHWHRARNHRQQAEAARQTADHLRMAYQVAATEPLAVLRQRGTRLAESLRRRQEFALRRALPDLAEQILAEPGWPALAATLDRAEAAGHNPAALLTEATARRETASATSVSEVLTWRLHRLADLTADATSSAPAAPSAAYRPSKTSQQRRTR, encoded by the coding sequence TTGATCGCGAACATCGTCAAGCCCGGCCACAAAACACGGGGCGTCCTCAACTACCTCTACGGGCCCGGCCGCGCCAACGAACACACCGACCCCCACCTCGTCGCCGCGTGGGACGACTTTGTCCCCGACCCCGGCCGCAACCCCGCCGCCACAATCGCCCAGCTCGCCGATGTCCTCGACCTGCGGGTCAAGCAGGCCGGCCACAAGGCGCCGAAGAACCACGTCTGGCACTGCTCGATCCGCGCCGCCCCCGAAGACCGTCACCTGACCGACGACGAGTGGGCCACCATCGCCCGCCGCGTCCTCGACGCCACCGGCATCGCCCCGGCCGGCGACCCCGACGCCTGCCGCTGGGTCGCCGTCCGCCACGCCGACGACCACATCCACATCGTCGCCACCAAGGTCCGAGGCGACCTCCGCCCGCCGAGGAACTGGAACGACTTTCTGCGCGCCGACAAGGAACTCGTCGCCATCGAGAAGGAGTACGGCCTGCGCCAGGTGCCGCGCGGAGACCGTACCGCCGCCAAGCGGCCGACCCGTGCCGAGCAGGAGAAGGCTCAGCGCACCGGAAACGCGCGGACCTCTCGCGAGCACCTGCGCACCGTCGTCCGCACCGCCGTCGCGGCGGCCACGACCACCGAGGAGTTCTTCCGGCTCATCGAAGGGACCGGAGCCCTTGTCGACGTGCAGTACTTCCCGTCCGGGGATGTCCGCGGTTACAAGGTGGCCCTCGACGGCGACACCAACGTCCAGGGCGAGCCGGTGTGGTTCTCCGGCTCCACCCTCGCTCCCGACCTCTCCTACCCCAAGATCGCCGAACGTCTCACGGCCAGCGCGTCAACGCCGGCGGAGCGGAGCGAGGCCCCGGCCTGGCGGCGACTCTCCCACGCCATCGACCGGACACCCGACTACCTCGCCCACGGCGAGGACGAGGCCGGACAGGCCCACATCACCGTCCTCGCCGAAGCCCTCGACGCACTCCCCCTGCTCGCTCCCGCCAGCCTCCGGCCCCAGCTCGTACAGGCCGCCATCGTCTTCGAGCGCGCCGGCCGGTCCCGCATCCGCGCCCAACACCAGCAGGCCCAGGCCACCCGCCGGGCAGTGAAAACGATCCTGCGTGAGCCCGCCCCCAAGGACGGCACTCTCCTCGCGATCGTCCTCGACGCCCTGCTTCTGGCGGTCATCGCCGCGCAGCACTGGCACCGCGCCCGCAACCACCGCCAGCAGGCCGAAGCCGCCCGTCAGACCGCCGACCACCTCCGCATGGCCTATCAGGTCGCGGCCACCGAGCCGCTGGCCGTGCTCCGGCAGCGAGGAACACGCCTGGCCGAGTCACTGCGCCGGAGGCAGGAGTTCGCCCTGCGCCGAGCCCTTCCCGACCTGGCCGAACAGATCCTCGCGGAGCCCGGCTGGCCCGCTCTCGCCGCCACCCTCGACCGAGCCGAAGCGGCGGGCCACAACCCCGCCGCCCTCCTCACCGAGGCCACCGCCCGACGGGAAACCGCCTCCGCCACCAGCGTCAGCGAAGTCCTCACCTGGCGGCTCCACCGCCTCGCCGACCTGACCGCCGACGCCACCAGCAGTGCCCCGGCAGCGCCGTCGGCCGCCTACCGCCCGTCCAAAACCAGCCAGCAGCGCCGCACGCGCTGA